A DNA window from Acinetobacter sp. 10FS3-1 contains the following coding sequences:
- a CDS encoding PaaI family thioesterase — translation MKSTREEIIQFLEQEFPQSLEKCEIEAVVPCGATMLYRVGEQELRPGGTVSGPTMMTLADFALYVAILGEIGLVGLAVTTNMNINFLRKPSGGVNLRAECKLMKVGRVLIVGEVWIYSVDQEQPVAHVTGTYSVPPQPASAVQA, via the coding sequence ATGAAAAGTACACGAGAAGAAATTATTCAGTTTCTGGAGCAGGAGTTTCCTCAGAGTCTGGAAAAATGTGAGATTGAAGCCGTTGTTCCTTGCGGTGCCACGATGCTGTATCGGGTTGGCGAGCAGGAATTGCGTCCAGGGGGAACCGTTTCTGGACCCACAATGATGACGCTGGCGGATTTTGCCTTATATGTCGCAATCTTGGGAGAGATCGGTCTGGTCGGTTTAGCGGTCACCACCAATATGAATATTAATTTTTTACGTAAACCTTCGGGTGGCGTGAACTTGCGGGCAGAGTGTAAGTTAATGAAAGTCGGCCGGGTACTGATCGTGGGCGAGGTCTGGATCTATTCAGTTGATCAGGAACAGCCGGTCGCGCATGTAACCGGAACCTATTCTGTGCCGCCCCAGCCGGCTTCTGCAGTGCAAGCATAA
- the nadB gene encoding L-aspartate oxidase produces the protein MDMSNLHLTHHFDVIIVGSGGAGLSLALSLPEHFNIAVLAKSSLTDASTFYAQGGVAAVLDETDSIQQHIDDTMIAGVHLCEMDAVKHTVEGGKPSVDFLLKHGVQFTLDEQEQLHLTREGGHSQRRIIHAADATGRAISTTLVQRAQEKDNITIFENYIAIDLICSQKLGLADQANRALGLYALDEKTEKVHTFLAPFTALACGGAMKAYLYTSNPDIATGDGIAMAYRAGCRVANMEFNQFHPTCLYHPQARSLLITEAMRGEGAYLRLPDGERFMLRFDERAELAPRDIVARAIDYEIKRLGIRHVWLDITHKDADFVKTHFPTLYTRLLELGIDITQGMIPVVPAAHYTCGGVVVDENSQTDIQGLYAIGETSYTGLHGANRMASNSLLECFVYGISAARHIETHFEGSYQSPSVPAWDDSQVTNPDEDVVILQNWDELRQTMWNYVGIVRTTKRLQRALHRIEMLKKEIAEYYQDYQVSKNLIELRNLVLVSEMIVRCAIERKESRGLHFTLDYPQLLPELRKTVLIPPSFKVEQVLVNTAEA, from the coding sequence ATGGACATGTCTAATTTACATCTCACCCATCATTTTGACGTGATTATTGTAGGCAGTGGCGGCGCCGGCTTAAGTTTAGCACTATCGTTGCCAGAACATTTTAATATTGCAGTACTGGCAAAATCCAGTCTTACGGATGCCAGTACCTTCTATGCCCAGGGCGGCGTAGCTGCCGTACTGGATGAAACTGATTCAATTCAACAGCATATTGATGACACCATGATTGCAGGAGTCCATTTGTGTGAAATGGACGCGGTTAAACATACCGTCGAAGGCGGCAAGCCTTCTGTCGATTTCCTGCTTAAGCATGGGGTGCAATTTACACTGGATGAACAGGAGCAGCTGCATTTGACCCGTGAAGGCGGCCACTCCCAACGCCGTATCATTCATGCAGCGGATGCCACCGGACGCGCAATTTCCACCACATTGGTACAGCGCGCCCAGGAAAAAGACAATATTACGATTTTTGAAAACTATATTGCCATTGATCTGATCTGCTCACAGAAACTTGGTCTTGCAGATCAGGCCAACCGTGCGCTCGGCTTATATGCACTGGATGAAAAAACGGAAAAAGTACATACCTTTTTAGCACCTTTTACTGCCCTCGCCTGTGGCGGTGCGATGAAGGCTTATCTTTATACCTCAAATCCGGATATTGCAACCGGTGATGGGATTGCCATGGCTTACCGGGCAGGTTGCCGTGTGGCCAATATGGAATTTAACCAGTTCCACCCCACCTGTTTATATCATCCCCAGGCACGCTCCTTATTAATTACTGAAGCCATGCGTGGTGAAGGCGCCTATTTACGTTTACCGGACGGTGAGCGTTTTATGCTGCGCTTTGACGAGCGGGCTGAACTGGCGCCCCGAGATATTGTAGCGCGTGCGATTGACTATGAAATTAAACGTCTCGGGATTCGTCATGTCTGGCTCGACATTACTCATAAAGATGCAGATTTTGTCAAAACTCACTTTCCGACACTGTATACACGCCTGCTCGAACTTGGCATTGATATTACCCAGGGTATGATCCCGGTTGTTCCAGCTGCGCACTATACCTGCGGGGGCGTTGTGGTCGATGAAAACAGCCAAACCGATATTCAGGGACTTTATGCAATTGGAGAAACCTCTTATACCGGCTTACATGGTGCTAACCGAATGGCCAGTAACTCACTTTTAGAATGCTTTGTATATGGCATCAGTGCTGCCCGACATATTGAAACGCATTTTGAGGGATCTTATCAGTCCCCTTCGGTGCCCGCTTGGGATGATTCACAAGTCACCAACCCGGATGAAGATGTGGTCATTTTGCAGAACTGGGACGAATTACGTCAAACCATGTGGAACTATGTCGGTATTGTCCGTACGACCAAACGTCTGCAACGTGCGCTACACCGCATTGAGATGCTCAAAAAAGAAATCGCAGAATATTATCAGGACTATCAGGTCAGTAAAAACCTGATTGAACTGCGTAATCTGGTTCTGGTTTCAGAAATGATTGTACGTTGTGCCATTGAGCGTAAAGAATCGCGGGGCTTGCACTTTACTCTGGATTATCCGCAGCTTTTACCAGAACTACGCAAGACGGTGCTGATTCCACCGAGCTTTAAAGTAGAGCAGGTGCTGGTCAATACCGCAGAAGCTTAA
- a CDS encoding Do family serine endopeptidase: MKILDLKKGLFAATVTLSAAQLQAANPVDFSNLVEQVSPAVVSVNVVKKMSEEELLQQQVPEILRRFFGNQVIIPQPRMPQEKTGYGSAFFISKDGYLLTNHHVVEDASKVTITLNDRREIDATVVGSDERTDVALLKVQGANFPQLSTGDVDRLRVGEPVLAIGSPFGFDYSASAGIVSAKMRNMMGETAVPFIQTDVALNPGNSGGPLFNQRGEVVGVNSRIFSGTGGYMGLSFSIPIDVAMEVAEQLKRNGKVTRSYLGVSLQDIDRTLAESYKLSKPEGSLVTQVEPNSPAAQAGLRPGDVILKYNGTSISRTSELLNYLNRTAPKQRVQLEVLRDDKRRQIAATLVTAPDNTPAKTATPARPSKGPILGVTIRNLTPAELTGLEIKGGVVIQDIRPGGIAAQARIMPNDVITQVNNAPIQDTNGFIEAVSELKKGTVARVTLIRQGQRAIVGMRIS, translated from the coding sequence ATGAAAATTCTGGACTTAAAAAAAGGATTATTTGCAGCTACTGTCACTCTGAGTGCTGCCCAGCTACAGGCTGCTAACCCTGTAGACTTTTCAAATCTGGTCGAGCAGGTCAGCCCGGCTGTGGTGAGTGTCAATGTTGTCAAGAAAATGAGCGAAGAAGAGCTCCTGCAGCAACAAGTGCCTGAAATTTTACGGCGCTTTTTTGGCAATCAGGTGATTATTCCACAGCCACGGATGCCACAGGAAAAAACCGGCTATGGAAGTGCCTTCTTTATCAGTAAGGATGGCTATTTGCTGACCAATCATCACGTAGTTGAAGATGCGTCCAAAGTGACCATTACTTTAAATGATCGCCGTGAAATTGATGCTACGGTTGTTGGAAGTGATGAGCGGACAGATGTTGCCCTACTTAAAGTACAGGGCGCTAACTTTCCCCAATTAAGCACGGGCGATGTAGACCGTTTACGGGTAGGGGAGCCAGTGCTTGCCATTGGTTCTCCTTTTGGCTTTGATTATTCGGCTTCTGCCGGGATTGTCAGCGCCAAAATGCGAAACATGATGGGAGAAACGGCAGTTCCGTTTATTCAGACCGATGTAGCCTTAAACCCGGGGAACTCCGGGGGGCCGTTATTTAACCAGCGCGGTGAAGTGGTGGGGGTCAACTCACGGATCTTTAGTGGTACAGGCGGCTATATGGGACTGTCTTTTTCAATCCCGATCGATGTGGCCATGGAGGTTGCAGAGCAGTTAAAACGAAACGGAAAAGTGACCCGTTCCTATCTGGGAGTCAGTTTGCAGGACATTGACCGTACTCTGGCGGAATCTTATAAGCTGTCTAAACCGGAAGGTTCACTGGTGACCCAGGTCGAGCCAAACTCTCCGGCAGCTCAGGCCGGACTACGCCCTGGAGACGTGATTCTAAAATATAATGGAACCTCTATTTCAAGAACCAGCGAGCTACTGAACTATCTGAACCGTACTGCCCCAAAACAACGCGTTCAACTGGAAGTGTTGCGTGATGATAAACGCCGTCAAATTGCGGCAACTTTAGTCACCGCTCCAGACAATACACCAGCCAAAACGGCTACCCCAGCTCGGCCTTCCAAAGGCCCGATCTTGGGGGTCACCATCCGGAATCTGACCCCGGCGGAACTGACTGGGCTGGAAATTAAAGGAGGGGTGGTGATTCAGGATATACGCCCGGGCGGAATTGCAGCTCAAGCCCGGATCATGCCGAATGATGTCATTACCCAGGTCAATAATGCACCGATACAAGATACCAATGGCTTTATTGAAGCTGTTTCAGAGTTGAAAAAAGGCACAGTTGCACGGGTGACCTTAATCCGTCAGGGACAGCGTGCAATAGTGGGAATGCGTATTTCCTGA
- a CDS encoding acyl-CoA thioesterase: MSGIFDQVLEVKNEHIDALGHVNNVVYVQWMQDVASAHIEHLGLGLKEYLQLKHAMVAVQHQVQYRKAAFEGDKIMLRTWLNDLNALYLFRQYAFYRPQDQTLLFTGSTQWACIEIETGRPKRMSPSFTQAYQPISAELNPLDFSQSYCIETA, from the coding sequence GTGTCAGGTATTTTTGATCAGGTCTTAGAGGTAAAAAACGAGCATATTGACGCTTTGGGGCATGTTAATAATGTGGTTTATGTGCAATGGATGCAGGATGTAGCCTCAGCACATATCGAGCATTTGGGGCTGGGACTCAAAGAGTACCTACAACTTAAACATGCCATGGTCGCTGTGCAACATCAGGTGCAATACCGCAAGGCTGCCTTTGAGGGTGACAAGATTATGTTAAGGACCTGGCTGAATGATCTAAATGCCTTGTATTTATTCAGACAATATGCATTTTACCGTCCTCAGGATCAAACTCTGCTATTTACAGGAAGTACACAATGGGCCTGTATAGAAATCGAGACAGGACGTCCCAAACGTATGTCACCAAGCTTTACCCAAGCTTATCAGCCTATTTCTGCTGAGCTAAATCCGCTTGATTTTTCTCAATCTTATTGCATAGAAACTGCCTGA
- the lepA gene encoding translation elongation factor 4 produces MAQAKKSVDIKNIRNFSIIAHIDHGKSTLADRFIQTCGGLQDREMQAQVLDSMELERERGITIKATSVTLYYTHPNGQEYQLNFIDTPGHVDFSYEVSRSLAACEGALLVVDAAQGVEAQSVANCYTAIEQGLEVLPVLNKIDLPQAEPERVIQEIEDIIGIEATEAPTCSAKTGLGIEGVLETLVNVIPPPTGDREAPLQALIVDSWFDNYLGVVSLVRIKQGRVRKGDKMLMKSTGQTHIITSVGIFNPKHTETDILEAGEVGFVIAGIKDIFGAPVGDTITLATTPEVEILPGFKKVKPQVYAGLFPIDASDFEPFREALQKLQINDSALFFEPESSDALGFGFRCGFLGMLHMEIVQERLEREYDLDLISSAPTVIYEAVMKNGEILYIDSPSKMPDGTTVEDLREPIAECHILVPQEYLGNVMTLCVERRGVQKDMKFMSNQVSITFEIPMAEVVMDFFDKLKSCSRGFASLDYNFVRFESSSLVKVDVLINGEKVDALAMICHRQDARHRGIALVEKMKDLIPRQMFDVAIQAAIGAQIIARSTVKAMRKNVLAKCYGGDVSRKKKLLSKQKEGKKRMKQVGSVEIPQEAFLAVLKVER; encoded by the coding sequence ATGGCGCAAGCTAAAAAATCTGTTGATATTAAAAATATTCGTAATTTCTCGATTATTGCGCATATCGACCACGGTAAATCGACTCTTGCAGATCGTTTTATTCAAACTTGTGGTGGTTTGCAGGATCGTGAGATGCAGGCCCAAGTTCTTGATTCAATGGAGCTAGAGCGCGAACGTGGGATTACCATTAAAGCCACCTCCGTGACGCTATACTATACGCATCCAAATGGTCAGGAATATCAGCTGAACTTTATTGACACTCCGGGACACGTGGACTTTTCTTATGAAGTTTCACGCTCTCTGGCAGCATGTGAAGGGGCACTTCTGGTGGTGGATGCCGCACAAGGAGTAGAAGCCCAGTCTGTAGCCAACTGCTATACTGCGATTGAACAAGGTCTTGAAGTACTGCCAGTCCTCAACAAGATTGACTTGCCGCAGGCTGAACCTGAACGTGTGATTCAGGAAATTGAAGATATTATTGGCATTGAGGCGACAGAAGCTCCAACCTGTTCAGCGAAAACGGGTCTGGGCATTGAAGGTGTTCTGGAAACTCTGGTCAATGTGATTCCACCTCCAACAGGTGATCGCGAGGCACCCCTTCAGGCGCTGATTGTTGACTCATGGTTTGATAACTATCTGGGCGTTGTCTCTCTGGTTCGGATCAAGCAGGGTCGTGTGCGTAAAGGCGACAAGATGTTGATGAAATCAACAGGGCAAACGCACATCATTACGTCGGTAGGTATCTTTAATCCAAAACATACTGAAACCGACATTTTGGAAGCGGGTGAAGTTGGCTTCGTCATTGCAGGGATTAAAGACATTTTTGGTGCACCAGTCGGGGATACGATTACCTTGGCGACCACACCAGAAGTTGAAATATTACCCGGATTTAAAAAGGTGAAACCACAGGTCTATGCGGGGCTTTTCCCGATTGATGCCAGTGACTTTGAACCATTCCGCGAAGCCTTGCAGAAACTACAGATCAATGACTCGGCACTGTTTTTTGAACCGGAAAGTTCAGATGCACTGGGTTTTGGTTTCCGCTGTGGTTTCTTGGGCATGCTGCACATGGAGATCGTACAGGAACGTTTAGAGCGTGAATACGATCTGGACCTGATTTCATCTGCACCGACGGTCATTTATGAAGCGGTGATGAAAAACGGTGAAATCCTCTATATCGACAGTCCTTCAAAAATGCCGGATGGTACAACCGTTGAAGACCTGCGTGAGCCGATTGCTGAGTGTCATATTCTGGTGCCTCAAGAGTATCTAGGGAACGTAATGACTTTGTGTGTGGAGCGTCGTGGCGTACAAAAAGACATGAAGTTCATGAGTAATCAGGTTTCCATTACCTTTGAAATCCCGATGGCTGAAGTGGTCATGGATTTCTTTGATAAATTGAAGTCGTGTTCACGCGGCTTTGCTTCGCTGGACTATAACTTTGTGCGTTTTGAAAGCTCATCACTGGTGAAGGTGGATGTCCTGATCAATGGTGAAAAAGTTGATGCGCTGGCCATGATTTGTCACCGTCAGGATGCCCGTCATCGTGGTATTGCCCTGGTTGAAAAAATGAAAGACCTGATTCCGCGTCAGATGTTCGATGTGGCGATTCAGGCGGCCATTGGCGCACAAATTATTGCTCGTTCAACCGTAAAAGCGATGCGTAAAAACGTATTGGCAAAATGTTATGGTGGTGACGTCTCGCGTAAGAAGAAACTGCTTTCGAAACAAAAAGAAGGTAAGAAACGTATGAAACAGGTGGGTAGTGTTGAAATCCCGCAAGAAGCGTTCTTAGCTGTATTGAAAGTCGAACGCTAA
- the lepB gene encoding signal peptidase I, protein MDFDFNLILVPATLIFVAIWLLDKFVLKQRQTRGKGNENFIITWAYDFWPVLTVVLILRSFLYEPFNIPSDSMVPTLETGDFILVNKFDYGVKLPIVNTKIIDTGHPERGDVAVFRYPPQPTISYIKRIIGLPGDHIVYDHGQLIINGQKVEKVPVEFSREKDRMDTPNSMYHKETIGEHTFTMRELENVNVARQAPFINYVDNGKYSTENGLYWEIKVPEGYYFAMGDNRDQSADSRFWGFVPEENLTGRAFYIWMHKEPGFKMPSFNRNGMID, encoded by the coding sequence ATGGATTTTGATTTTAATTTGATTCTTGTTCCTGCGACCTTAATCTTTGTCGCAATCTGGTTGCTGGATAAGTTTGTACTGAAGCAGCGGCAGACCCGGGGCAAGGGCAATGAAAATTTTATCATCACATGGGCTTATGACTTCTGGCCAGTGCTGACAGTGGTGCTGATCTTACGTTCGTTTTTGTATGAGCCTTTCAATATTCCATCAGATTCAATGGTACCGACCCTGGAAACGGGTGACTTTATTTTGGTCAATAAGTTTGACTATGGGGTAAAGCTGCCGATTGTAAACACCAAGATTATTGATACCGGCCATCCGGAGCGCGGTGATGTGGCGGTATTCCGCTATCCGCCACAGCCAACGATCAGTTATATCAAGCGTATCATTGGTTTGCCGGGCGATCATATTGTTTATGATCATGGTCAGCTCATTATTAATGGTCAAAAAGTCGAAAAGGTTCCGGTAGAATTTAGCCGTGAAAAAGACCGTATGGATACGCCAAATTCGATGTATCATAAAGAAACCATTGGCGAGCATACGTTCACCATGCGTGAACTTGAAAACGTGAATGTTGCACGTCAGGCACCATTTATTAACTATGTGGACAATGGCAAGTATTCCACTGAAAATGGATTGTATTGGGAAATCAAAGTACCAGAAGGGTACTATTTCGCGATGGGGGACAACCGCGATCAGAGTGCTGATAGCCGTTTTTGGGGATTTGTTCCGGAAGAGAACTTAACAGGTCGAGCATTCTATATCTGGATGCATAAAGAGCCTGGCTTTAAAATGCCATCGTTTAATCGAAACGGAATGATTGATTAA
- a CDS encoding DUF4845 domain-containing protein gives MKHQQGASYIGVLVAIVGFAFLAKVAIAVWGPYFDDRMVDNQVEELLKTAPANMAPSQFSQQMDQRLQMNNIRDLKFDDIARVTNTDGLQVHKNYEIRKNFVMNIDLVMKFEKEFDQSTVKTK, from the coding sequence ATGAAACATCAACAGGGTGCTTCTTATATTGGAGTTTTGGTTGCAATTGTAGGCTTTGCATTTCTTGCAAAAGTGGCAATTGCAGTGTGGGGGCCGTATTTCGATGACCGTATGGTTGATAACCAAGTTGAGGAGCTACTTAAGACTGCTCCCGCCAATATGGCACCATCGCAATTCAGTCAACAGATGGATCAGCGCTTACAGATGAATAATATTCGTGATCTGAAGTTTGATGACATTGCCCGAGTCACCAATACGGATGGCTTGCAGGTACACAAGAATTATGAAATTCGCAAAAATTTTGTAATGAATATCGATTTAGTGATGAAGTTTGAGAAAGAGTTTGATCAAAGCACAGTCAAAACTAAATGA
- the rnc gene encoding ribonuclease III: MIKAQSKLNDERLTRRIGYQFKQADLLKLALTHRSVSHKHNYERLEFLGDSLLGMIIANYLFTAYPHENEGRLTRMRATLVRQEALGRIANDLKLSQNLILSTGELKSGGHHRESILADTVEAIIGAIYVDCGDLNILEAVVLKWYEPYLDNIEPTDQLKDPKSRLQEYLQACKKPLPVYEVVDIQGDAPNQHFKVECQVQGMSVMTGEGSSRRFAEQAVAADILKLLEHKS, from the coding sequence TTGATCAAAGCACAGTCAAAACTAAATGATGAACGTCTGACCAGACGAATTGGTTATCAGTTTAAACAGGCTGATTTACTTAAGCTGGCCCTGACTCATCGTTCAGTCAGTCATAAACATAACTATGAGCGCCTAGAATTTCTAGGCGATTCACTTTTAGGAATGATCATTGCGAACTATCTGTTCACAGCTTATCCGCACGAAAATGAAGGACGCCTCACGCGTATGCGTGCGACCTTGGTGCGTCAGGAAGCGCTGGGTAGAATCGCCAATGATTTAAAACTTAGCCAGAATTTAATTCTCAGTACGGGTGAATTGAAATCTGGCGGTCATCATCGTGAGTCTATACTTGCAGATACGGTCGAGGCGATTATTGGTGCCATCTATGTTGATTGTGGCGATCTGAATATCCTGGAAGCGGTTGTGCTAAAATGGTATGAACCATATTTGGACAATATTGAGCCCACCGACCAGTTAAAAGACCCGAAATCACGCTTGCAGGAATATTTACAAGCTTGTAAAAAACCTCTCCCGGTTTACGAGGTGGTCGATATTCAGGGTGATGCCCCGAATCAACATTTCAAGGTGGAATGCCAGGTTCAGGGAATGTCAGTCATGACCGGGGAAGGTTCAAGCCGCCGATTTGCCGAACAGGCTGTAGCGGCAGATATTTTAAAACTTTTGGAGCATAAGTCTTAA